A genomic window from Brassica oleracea var. oleracea cultivar TO1000 chromosome C8, BOL, whole genome shotgun sequence includes:
- the LOC106308517 gene encoding uncharacterized protein At3g60930, chloroplastic-like — translation MSSSLNFPRPTTKADDLENLYKVYGVDRAVVLDLAGTNETLETVREGYYGSYISFFHSCGLTFPISEPILEVLAELGLSLTQLLPNFLRHLVAFLVKAREEGLDFGLSEFRQLVLVKRNRQNPGTFLVSPRPGRHVIEDIPYRDEKWREQFFVFKMYPPSMGDFDFSQLPRRWAENIIPSGSSSMSDEIRDLTRALRRSRSNWSTFDRTRIQTIIALLAGINKAPSAEGSEGETDHSQEVVATPSVQTQSSNWLTRQLVRRSSFRTSGFASRDRASGKSPLISIHDSDDEDVSGETRSPVSLSPGSEDETVAATRKRRRSSEGDLPGPSRPRFASEGDGSLFAAQSELIYLAGRMRSAGCRLPSLASSVEREAYAKVMESFNEYVVMMANHVVASRNDKEIESIGSEIKRLSKELEATKREGKKDAEKIEDLTEDWRRVHLENEALTSQMVAQRGRWASKKKEVSAEIWLQEVTANIDLLNELRDGGLTVDAELARLKGMKGDCEDLVALAAVPDW, via the exons ATGTCTTCGTCGTTAAATTTCCCTCGTCCGACTACCAAGGCTGATGATCTCGAGAACCTTTACAAGGTGTACGGGGTCGATCGCGCCGTCGTTCTTGATTTGGCCGGTACGAATGAGACTCTCGAAACCGTGAGAGAAGGCTACTACGGATCCTATATTTCCTTCTTTCATTCCTGCGGTCTTACCTTCCCGATCTCGGAGCCAATACTGGAGGTCCTGGCGGAGCTTGGGTTATCGCTTACCCAGCTTCTCCCAAATTTTCTTAGGCATCTTGTCGCCTTCTTGGTTAAGGCTAGGGAGGAGGGTCTTGATTTTGGTCTTAGTGAGTTTCGTCAGCTTGTTCTGGTGAAGCGGAATAGGCAGAACCCAGGTACTTTCCTCGTGTCTCCGCGCCCAGGTCGCCACGTCATCGAAGACATCCCTTATCGCGACGAGAAGTGGCGCGAGCAATTTTTCGTTTTCAAGATGTATCCACCATCTATGGGTGACTTCGATTTCTCCCAGCTTCCCCGACGTTGGGCTGAGAATATCA TTCCTTCTGGAAGTTCTTCAATGTCGGATGAGATCCGCGATCTGACGAGGGCCCTTCGGAGAAGTCGTTCGAACTGGTCTACTTTTGATCGAACTCGGATTCAAACTATCATCGCCTTGCTGGCGGGGATCAATAAAGCTCCTTCGGCCGAGGGGTCTGAAGGCGAGACCGATCATTCCCAGGAGGTCGTAGCGACTCCTTCTGTTCAGACTCAGTCTTCAAATTGGCTAACTAGGCAGCTTGTGAGAAGATCGTCGTTTCGAACTTCTGGGTTTGCATCGAGGGACCGAGCTTCCGGAAAATCTCCCTTGATCTCGATTCATGATTCCGACGACGAAGATGTTTCAGGAGAGACTCGATCTCCTGTCTCGTTGAGTCCTGGCTCAGAAGACGAGACCGTGGCGGCGACTCGTAAGCGACGTCGGTCATCGGAAGGTGACTTGCCCGGTCCGTCTCGTCCTAGGTTTGCTTCTGAGGGAGATGGCTCTTTGTTTGCGGCCCAAAGCGAATTAATTTACCTCGCTGGTCGCATGAGGTCAGCGGGTTGTCGTCTCCCATCTCTCGCTTCCTCAGTCGAGAGGGAAGCCTATGCCAAG GTGATGGAATCTTTTAATGAGTACGTCGTGATGATGGCGAATCATGTCGTGGCTTCTCGGAACGACAAGGAAATCGAGAGTATTGGTTCTGAGATCAAGAGGCTTTCGAAGGAGCTCGAAGCCACCAAGCGAGAAGGGAAGAAGGATGCCGAGAAGATCGAAGATTTGACTGAAGACTGGAGAAGAGTTCATCTGGAGAACGAGGCTCTGACATCCCAGATGGTTGCTCAAAGG GGTAGGTGGGCGAGCAAGAAGAAGGAAGTGTCTGCTGAGATCTGGCTACAAGAAGTGACCGCCAACATCGATCTCCTGAACGAGCTTAGGGATGGGGGCCTGACTGTGGATGCGGAGCTTGCACGATTAAAGGGAATGAAAGGAGATTGTGAGGATCTTGTCGCCCTAGCCGCCGTGCCGGATTGGTAG